In the Arthrobacter sp. Soc17.1.1.1 genome, GCGAGGCCGGGGAGCATCCCGGCGCCGCTCCGCCGGGCGATCGGCGGCATCCCGGTGCCGGGCCACTTCGGGTCCGCCGAGCGCCGCGCCGCGTTCCCCGACGGCTCCTGGACGGTGCTCGCGGACGGCCCTGTCACCATCGAGGCCGTGCCGATGGGCGGGCGGACCAGCACCGGCATCCCCGGATACTTCGCTATGCTGGACGCTCGCTGATCCTCGGTCTCACAGGGACGCACGGCCCCCGGCCCGGAAGTCTCAGCGCCGTTAGGAGATGGGCCATGACCGCACAACCGATCGGGGGCGGCAAGGCCACCCTCGCGCTCCTGCCCAACGGCATCCTCCACCTCGCGTGGGACAGGGACTGCACCATCACCGCGGAGGACGCCGAATCGGCCATGGCCGCCGTCAACGGGCTGGCCGGCGGGGAGGGACACCCCATGCTCGTCGACATGGAGACCACGCGGACCGTCACCCGTGGGGCCCGTGCGGTGTTCGCGATCCCCTGCGCCGCATCGCGGATCGCCCTGCTGGGCTCGTCGCCCGTGGACAGGATGATCGCCAACTTCTTCCTCGGCGTGAATTCGCCCCCCTGCCCCACCCGGTTCTTCACCTCGAGGCACCTGGCGGTCGCCTGGCTGCAGGGTGAAGCGCACGAGCACCCCGCCAGTGCCTGACGCGCCGGCACCGCCTAGCCGAGATGCACGGCCTCGTTCGACGTCGTGAACGCGTCCCGCGGCACATTGATCATGAACCAGGCGACCGGCGACGCGAGCGCCAGGGCGATCGCTGCGGCGAGGAAGACCACGGAGTAGCCGTCCACGAGGGGCTGCAGTCCGCCCGCAGCCCCCGCTGCGCTTCCCGCACCCACGGTGTACAGCGCCGTGAAGACCGCCGTGCCGATGGATCCGCCGATCTGCTGGGTCGCGGTGACCGCGGCGCTGGCGACCCCGGCGTCGCGCGGGGCGATACCGAGCAGGGCGACGTTCTGGAGCGGCACGAAGACGAGGGCGAGGCCGATGCCGAGGAGGATCTGCGCGGGGAGCACCTCGAGCGCGTACGAGCCGCCCACCGTGATGCGGCTCAGCAGGAGCAGCCCGGCGGCTGCGATCAGGGGACCGGCCGTCATGAGGATGCGGGGACCGACCGTGGGCAGGAGCCGTGAGACGATGCCCGCCGACACGATGATGGCCGCCGTCATGGGCAGGGACGCCAGGCCGGACACGAGCGGACTCATGCCGAGGACGATCTGGAAGTGGAGCGTCAGGTAGAGCAGCGCGCCCAGCAGCGCGGCGCCGACCGCCACGGAGGACAGGTACGCACCGGCACGTGCGCGGTTCGTGATGATGCGCAGCGGGAGCAGCGCATGCGCCGACCGGGACTCGACGAGGACGAAGAGGGCCAGCAGGACCACCCCGAGGGCGAGGAAACCGAGGGTGTCGGCCCGGACCCAGCCGGCCTCCGCCCGGGAGAAGCCGTACACCACGGAGGCGAGGCCGAGGCTGACGAGGACGGCCCCCGGTACGTCGTAGCGGGTGCTCCCGTCGGCACGGCTCTCGCGGAGCACCGGGATGCCGACCGCGAGGGCCACGACGGCGATCGGCACGTTCACGAGCAGGCACCAGTGCCAGCTGAAGTACTCGGTCAGCACGCCGCCGAGCAGCAGGCCGACGGCGGCCCCGCCACCGGCGATCGTCCCGTACACGGCGAAGGCCCGCACACGGTCCTTGCCGCCGGGGAAGGTCACCGACAGGATCGCCAGCGCCGCGGGAGCCAGCAGTGCCGCGAAGGCCCCCTGGAGGCCACGGGCCACGAGCAGCATCTCGCCC is a window encoding:
- a CDS encoding DUF7793 family protein codes for the protein MTAQPIGGGKATLALLPNGILHLAWDRDCTITAEDAESAMAAVNGLAGGEGHPMLVDMETTRTVTRGARAVFAIPCAASRIALLGSSPVDRMIANFFLGVNSPPCPTRFFTSRHLAVAWLQGEAHEHPASA
- a CDS encoding MFS transporter, giving the protein MSVPTPGSPGPSTLEGAAPKAPANRWLVLAIVALAQLTVVLDGTIVNIALPQAQAELGMSDGDRSWVVTLYALTFGALLLLGGRIADFWGRKRSFLIGMGGFALASALGGIATSGEMLLVARGLQGAFAALLAPAALAILSVTFPGGKDRVRAFAVYGTIAGGGAAVGLLLGGVLTEYFSWHWCLLVNVPIAVVALAVGIPVLRESRADGSTRYDVPGAVLVSLGLASVVYGFSRAEAGWVRADTLGFLALGVVLLALFVLVESRSAHALLPLRIITNRARAGAYLSSVAVGAALLGALLYLTLHFQIVLGMSPLVSGLASLPMTAAIIVSAGIVSRLLPTVGPRILMTAGPLIAAAGLLLLSRITVGGSYALEVLPAQILLGIGLALVFVPLQNVALLGIAPRDAGVASAAVTATQQIGGSIGTAVFTALYTVGAGSAAGAAGGLQPLVDGYSVVFLAAAIALALASPVAWFMINVPRDAFTTSNEAVHLG